Proteins found in one Actinokineospora alba genomic segment:
- the rpsG gene encoding 30S ribosomal protein S7: protein MPRKGPAPKRPLISDPVYSSPLVTQLINKVLKDGKRSVAERIVYGALEGARDKTGTDPVVTLKRALDNVKPTIEVKSRRVGGATYQVPIEVKPGRSTTLALRWLVSFSQARREKTMIERLMNELLDASNGLGASVKRREDTHKMAESNKAFAHYRW from the coding sequence ATGCCCCGCAAGGGACCGGCCCCTAAGCGGCCGCTGATCTCCGACCCGGTGTACAGCTCGCCGTTGGTCACGCAGCTCATCAACAAGGTGCTGAAGGACGGCAAGCGTTCCGTCGCCGAGCGTATTGTCTACGGTGCCCTCGAGGGTGCCCGCGACAAGACCGGCACGGACCCCGTGGTCACGCTCAAGCGTGCGCTGGACAACGTGAAGCCGACCATCGAGGTCAAGAGCCGCCGCGTTGGTGGCGCCACCTACCAGGTGCCGATCGAGGTCAAGCCCGGTCGTTCCACCACCCTGGCGCTGCGCTGGCTCGTCTCCTTCTCGCAGGCTCGCCGCGAGAAGACCATGATCGAGCGACTCATGAACGAACTCCTCGACGCCTCCAATGGCCTTGGTGCCAGCGTCAAGCGTCGCGAGGACACCCACAAGATGGCCGAGTCGAACAAGGCCTTCGCCCACTACCGCTGGTGA
- the rpsL gene encoding 30S ribosomal protein S12: MPTIQQLVRKGRQDKVAKQKTAALKGSPQRRGVCTRVYTTTPKKPNSALRKVARVKLTSGIEVTAYIPGEGHNLQEHSMVLVRGGRVKDLPGVRYKIIRGSLDTQGVKNRKQARSRYGAKKEKS, from the coding sequence ATGCCCACGATCCAGCAGCTGGTCCGCAAGGGCCGCCAGGACAAGGTCGCCAAGCAGAAGACTGCGGCTCTCAAGGGGAGCCCGCAGCGGCGTGGCGTGTGCACCCGTGTGTACACAACCACCCCGAAGAAGCCGAACTCGGCACTGCGCAAGGTCGCACGCGTGAAGCTGACCAGCGGCATCGAGGTCACCGCGTACATCCCGGGTGAGGGTCACAACCTGCAGGAGCACTCCATGGTGCTCGTTCGCGGTGGCCGAGTGAAGGACCTGCCGGGTGTTCGTTACAAGATCATCCGCGGCTCGCTGGACACCCAGGGCGTGAAGAACCGCAAGCAGGCCCGCAGCCGTTACGGCGCGAAGAAGGAGAAGAGCTGA
- a CDS encoding D-Ala-D-Ala carboxypeptidase family metallohydrolase, with product MNRRLARLLSTLPILAAAILSTLVLTAAPAQADGCYTWGRTLSEGMSGEDVRQLQIRVSGYPGYGGVVAIDGQFGPGTRAAVTRFQQAYGLGADGVAGSATYSKIYALQDDDCTPVNFSYAELNRCNSDWSGGAVSASTAKFNARVTMWKLQAMRHALGDQSITVTSGFRSHACNNAVGGASNSRHLYGDAADLGSGPHSLCRLAQQARSHGFTGILGPGYPGHNDHTHLDGRSSRFWSAPNCGI from the coding sequence GTGAACCGACGCTTGGCCCGACTCTTATCCACCCTGCCCATCCTCGCCGCCGCCATCCTGTCCACCCTCGTGCTCACCGCCGCCCCGGCCCAGGCCGACGGCTGCTACACCTGGGGCCGCACCCTGTCCGAAGGCATGTCCGGTGAGGACGTGCGCCAACTCCAGATCCGCGTCTCCGGCTACCCCGGCTACGGCGGCGTGGTCGCCATCGACGGCCAGTTCGGTCCCGGCACGAGGGCGGCGGTGACCAGGTTCCAGCAGGCCTACGGTCTCGGCGCCGACGGGGTCGCGGGCTCCGCGACCTACAGCAAGATCTACGCGTTGCAGGACGACGACTGCACGCCGGTCAACTTCTCCTACGCCGAGCTGAACCGCTGCAACAGCGACTGGTCGGGCGGCGCGGTCTCGGCGTCGACGGCGAAATTCAACGCCCGGGTGACGATGTGGAAGCTGCAGGCCATGCGTCATGCCCTGGGTGACCAGTCGATCACCGTCACCAGTGGCTTCCGCAGCCACGCGTGCAACAACGCGGTCGGGGGAGCCTCGAACAGCCGTCACCTGTACGGGGACGCCGCGGACCTCGGCTCCGGCCCGCACTCGCTGTGTCGCCTGGCACAGCAGGCCCGAAGCCACGGCTTCACGGGCATCCTCGGGCCGGGCTACCCCGGCCACAACGACCACACGCACCTCGACGGCCGCTCCAGCCGCTTCTGGTCGGCGCCCAACTGCGGCATCTGA
- a CDS encoding PKD domain-containing protein, whose protein sequence is MTSFTRRGLVVVCALSLAAGPLAVRPALAEPSVLHVSDKSACSDTGAGTVEQPFCTVQAAADIVTAGQTVKIEGDHRETVTITRSGTETAPIVFEGDATVRRAEGDTVPTITVREAHDVVLRRMRVAGAVGIPAVHVAGASRVTVDRLTTWGQFEGSPGSDGMRVDGGSSAVTLSRNSIWGYGKRIVVDGASHVTITGNELPSRAPHRGVTLNNAPGTAFTGNTVRGSCNKAVSVTGDAAGTSIQNNIISHLTSASSSSLCESGYTYPLAVDAAAAPGVTVDYNIVHTSSNRVYLWAGTTYASPAELTAATGQGGHDYNVDPDTVTAWVDSANADAPGQLADDIDGHPRVDNPHVADLGGGAVTYHDRGARETQDQLDGHLSFSATRAPVGGEVKVVSTLTSRWGLPVTCDIDFGDGSKLDDAPCETPHAYSATGTYQISVTASTASKLTYALPWRIEVVAAGGALTPSVTATQNGVMSANFQADGGTSPWNVVSVVWDYGDGVTENQSSDRGWHSYRTPGTYTVRATVTDAGGRTAVTSTVFATRGSGIVPFGPTRVLDTRTGVGQGGAVRKIDPFKSIRLAVGGQAGIPVGVTAVAVNVAVTNPTQPGHITGYPAGEARPLASIVNFRAGQTVSNLVILPVSAGGAIDFHNGSSGTVDLVGDVAGYFVRERSEGYAPMDASRVLDTRQGTGTPTGAPAQLPAGQTWSRRIVGGNVPTSATAVVLNVTAAGPAGSGHLTVFPTGKAKPLASNLNYVAGQILTNAVVVPVGVNGEISYFTTTTTHLVVDIVGYVGGDTYFVPVTPVRKVDTRMGTGQGAPKPLDPRVSTYFPVLEGVSPPGTFVPDAAVMNVTVVNPRTSGYLTAHAPQAPWSATSTSTLNFTPGGIVSNLAVVGSGTVAFHNGSDATTDLVVDVTGYFGRY, encoded by the coding sequence ATGACCTCGTTCACCAGACGAGGCTTAGTGGTGGTCTGCGCGTTGAGTCTCGCCGCAGGACCCCTGGCCGTCCGGCCCGCTCTCGCGGAGCCATCCGTTCTGCATGTCAGCGACAAGAGTGCCTGTTCCGACACCGGTGCCGGAACCGTTGAACAGCCGTTCTGCACCGTCCAGGCAGCCGCGGACATCGTCACGGCGGGCCAGACCGTGAAGATCGAAGGTGACCATCGCGAGACTGTCACCATCACCCGCTCCGGCACCGAAACCGCGCCCATCGTGTTCGAAGGCGACGCGACCGTGCGCCGCGCCGAGGGCGATACCGTTCCCACGATCACCGTGCGCGAGGCACACGATGTCGTGCTGCGGCGCATGCGAGTGGCGGGTGCCGTCGGCATTCCCGCGGTCCACGTCGCGGGGGCGAGCCGGGTGACGGTTGACCGCCTCACGACCTGGGGGCAGTTCGAAGGGAGCCCGGGAAGCGACGGGATGCGGGTCGACGGGGGATCCTCCGCGGTCACGCTCAGCCGCAACTCGATCTGGGGCTACGGCAAGCGGATCGTTGTCGACGGCGCGAGTCACGTCACGATCACGGGCAACGAGCTGCCATCGCGGGCGCCGCACCGGGGCGTCACGCTGAACAACGCACCGGGGACCGCCTTCACCGGCAACACCGTGCGGGGCTCCTGCAACAAGGCGGTCTCAGTGACCGGCGACGCCGCAGGGACCTCGATCCAGAACAACATCATCTCCCACCTGACAAGTGCGTCGTCCAGTTCGCTCTGCGAGAGCGGATACACCTACCCCCTCGCGGTCGACGCCGCCGCCGCGCCCGGCGTCACGGTCGACTACAACATCGTTCATACCTCGTCGAATCGCGTGTACCTGTGGGCTGGTACGACCTACGCCTCGCCCGCGGAACTGACCGCCGCGACCGGGCAGGGCGGGCACGACTACAACGTCGATCCGGACACGGTCACCGCCTGGGTGGACTCCGCGAACGCGGACGCGCCAGGACAGCTCGCGGACGACATCGATGGACACCCCAGGGTCGACAATCCCCACGTCGCCGATCTCGGCGGTGGCGCGGTCACCTATCACGACCGCGGCGCCCGCGAGACTCAAGATCAGCTCGATGGTCATCTCTCGTTCAGCGCCACCAGGGCCCCAGTGGGCGGCGAGGTGAAGGTCGTCAGCACACTCACCAGTCGCTGGGGCCTGCCGGTCACCTGCGACATCGACTTCGGTGACGGCAGCAAACTCGATGACGCGCCATGCGAGACCCCACACGCGTACTCGGCCACGGGCACCTACCAAATCTCCGTGACCGCGAGCACGGCGTCGAAGCTCACTTACGCACTGCCCTGGCGAATCGAGGTAGTGGCCGCGGGCGGCGCACTCACCCCGTCGGTGACCGCCACCCAGAACGGAGTCATGAGCGCGAACTTCCAGGCCGATGGCGGCACGTCGCCCTGGAATGTCGTCAGCGTGGTCTGGGACTACGGGGACGGGGTCACGGAGAACCAGTCGTCCGACCGTGGATGGCACAGCTACCGCACGCCGGGCACGTACACCGTCCGGGCCACGGTCACCGACGCGGGCGGCCGGACCGCCGTCACCTCGACGGTCTTCGCCACCCGCGGCTCCGGCATCGTGCCGTTCGGTCCGACCCGCGTGCTCGACACGCGGACCGGCGTCGGGCAGGGCGGCGCCGTGCGCAAGATCGACCCATTCAAGTCGATTCGGCTCGCGGTCGGCGGCCAGGCGGGCATCCCGGTCGGCGTGACCGCGGTGGCGGTGAATGTCGCCGTCACCAATCCCACCCAGCCGGGACACATCACCGGGTACCCGGCGGGAGAGGCGCGCCCACTGGCGTCGATCGTGAATTTCCGGGCCGGTCAGACCGTGTCCAACCTGGTGATCCTGCCGGTCAGCGCGGGCGGTGCCATCGACTTCCACAACGGAAGTTCGGGGACGGTCGACCTCGTCGGGGACGTAGCGGGGTATTTCGTCCGGGAGCGGAGCGAGGGGTACGCGCCGATGGACGCGTCGCGCGTGCTCGACACCCGCCAGGGCACCGGCACGCCCACGGGCGCACCAGCACAGCTGCCTGCCGGACAGACTTGGTCGCGGCGGATCGTCGGCGGGAACGTGCCGACGTCGGCCACGGCCGTAGTCCTCAACGTGACGGCCGCCGGTCCTGCTGGGAGTGGACATCTCACCGTGTTCCCCACGGGCAAGGCCAAGCCGCTGGCGTCCAACCTGAATTATGTCGCGGGTCAGATCCTCACCAACGCGGTCGTCGTGCCGGTCGGAGTGAACGGGGAGATCAGCTACTTCACGACGACGACCACACACCTGGTCGTAGACATCGTCGGCTACGTGGGCGGCGATACCTACTTCGTCCCGGTGACGCCGGTGCGCAAGGTCGACACCCGCATGGGGACGGGACAGGGCGCCCCGAAGCCGTTGGATCCCCGGGTCAGCACGTACTTCCCGGTTCTCGAGGGGGTCAGCCCGCCCGGGACCTTCGTGCCGGACGCAGCGGTCATGAACGTCACCGTGGTGAATCCTCGGACGAGCGGATATCTGACTGCCCACGCCCCGCAAGCGCCGTGGTCGGCCACCTCGACCTCGACGCTGAACTTCACTCCAGGGGGGATCGTGTCCAATCTCGCGGTCGTGGGCAGCGGGACCGTGGCCTTCCATAACGGGAGTGATGCCACCACCGACCTCGTCGTCGACGTCACCGGCTACTTCGGGAGGTACTAG
- a CDS encoding PKD domain-containing protein: MGPLAVRPAMAESSVLYVSNTSGCSDSGVGSSAQPFCTAQAAADVVEPGQTVKLDRSDIGRLTITRSGTEAAPIVFEGGFIRGAASDTVPALLIHGAHDIVVRGTETESSSDTQGLALRVARSSRVMLEALTVRTSWNTSTARGLLIDDGSSAVTLRRSSLWAKEKTLVVNGANDVTIAGNVTGDHGTGIELVNAPRVAIAGNTIKNACYRAIGVFGDATGTSIQNNIINGIATSGNTSCRPASTEVHGVVVDIAAAQGVITDYNIVYAWGKAYAWSGRTYPFSKDLHAVTGQAAHDFNNGPDTNTNWIDSANADAPGQLPTDRSGVRPVDQPQVANTGVGKVATQDRGATESTDRVTGSFAQSATKAPVGGQVRFEGSFTSSWNIPVTCDIDFGDGTLIEGACSATHAYTQPGTYTVRATASTDGGSVEHRSSTIQVVQAGGALMPTLTVTASNVMGVVLRADGGGTPWNIAKVEFQTGESTRTVEGTALHHRYYMPGTYTVRATVTDAGGNTATTAATEFTTVGSGLVPYGPTRLLDTRVGTGGTTGKIKPYSGIRLAVAGQGGIPAGVTAVAMNVAVTDPTTSGHIIAYPSGAARPLASTLNFVAGQTVPNMAILPVGPDGAVEFYNAAAGTVHLIADVTGYFARTAGVSGFESVVPSRVLDSRTGLGTPDGGAKPLPGGGTWTQDITIQNVPDSATAVLLNVAVTNPAASGHVTVFPAGGGKPLASNLNYVAGQTVSNAVLVPVGTGGAISYFSTTRTDLVVDVVGYATESNAYRKFFAPLTPTRVVDTRIGTGQSSAHALAPRSSEAFDLVPGSQIDIPEHAVANVTVVNPKAAGFLSAYPSGLTPPTASTLNFQPGAVVGNLAVVRDPVAFHNGSDGSLDLVVDLTGYLSYN, translated from the coding sequence GTGGGCCCACTGGCGGTACGGCCCGCCATGGCCGAGTCGTCGGTGCTGTACGTCAGCAACACCTCGGGCTGTTCGGACTCCGGCGTGGGCAGCAGCGCGCAGCCGTTCTGCACAGCGCAGGCCGCGGCCGATGTCGTCGAGCCGGGGCAGACGGTCAAGCTGGACCGGTCGGACATCGGCAGGCTGACGATCACCCGCTCCGGCACCGAAGCCGCGCCCATCGTGTTCGAGGGCGGCTTCATCCGCGGCGCTGCGAGCGACACGGTCCCCGCGTTGCTGATCCACGGCGCCCACGACATCGTCGTCCGTGGAACGGAGACGGAGTCCAGCAGCGACACCCAAGGGCTCGCCCTGCGGGTCGCGCGGTCGAGCCGGGTGATGCTGGAAGCGCTCACAGTGCGAACGAGTTGGAACACTTCCACCGCGCGCGGATTGTTGATCGACGACGGGTCCAGCGCCGTGACTCTCCGCCGCTCGTCCTTGTGGGCCAAGGAAAAGACGCTGGTGGTCAACGGCGCGAACGACGTGACGATCGCGGGAAACGTGACCGGAGACCATGGGACGGGGATCGAACTCGTGAACGCCCCACGGGTCGCGATAGCCGGGAACACGATCAAGAACGCGTGCTACCGGGCCATCGGCGTCTTCGGCGACGCCACCGGGACCTCGATTCAGAACAACATCATCAACGGCATCGCCACCAGCGGGAACACGTCCTGTCGGCCCGCTTCGACCGAGGTACATGGCGTGGTCGTCGACATCGCGGCGGCGCAGGGTGTCATCACCGACTACAACATCGTGTACGCCTGGGGCAAGGCGTACGCGTGGTCGGGCCGCACCTACCCGTTCTCGAAGGATCTGCACGCCGTCACCGGGCAGGCCGCCCACGACTTCAACAACGGCCCCGACACAAACACGAACTGGATCGACTCGGCCAACGCCGACGCGCCCGGCCAGTTGCCGACCGACCGCTCCGGCGTGCGCCCCGTCGACCAGCCCCAGGTGGCGAACACCGGAGTCGGCAAGGTCGCGACCCAGGACCGCGGCGCGACGGAGTCGACAGACCGGGTGACGGGCTCGTTTGCCCAGTCCGCCACGAAGGCGCCGGTCGGTGGCCAGGTGAGGTTCGAAGGGTCGTTCACCAGTTCCTGGAACATCCCCGTCACGTGCGACATCGACTTCGGCGACGGCACCCTCATCGAGGGCGCGTGCTCGGCCACCCACGCATACACGCAGCCCGGTACCTACACCGTGCGGGCCACCGCGTCGACTGACGGCGGGAGTGTCGAGCACCGCTCCAGCACGATCCAGGTGGTGCAGGCGGGCGGCGCCTTGATGCCCACGTTGACCGTGACCGCCAGCAATGTGATGGGCGTCGTGCTGCGCGCCGACGGCGGCGGTACCCCGTGGAACATCGCCAAGGTGGAGTTCCAAACCGGCGAAAGCACGCGGACGGTGGAGGGCACGGCGCTCCATCACCGTTACTACATGCCCGGCACCTACACCGTGCGCGCCACGGTGACCGACGCTGGCGGCAACACCGCGACGACGGCGGCCACCGAGTTCACCACCGTGGGATCCGGGCTCGTGCCGTACGGGCCGACCCGTCTGCTGGACACCCGCGTGGGCACCGGCGGTACGACGGGCAAGATCAAGCCGTACTCCGGTATCCGACTCGCCGTGGCGGGGCAGGGCGGAATTCCGGCGGGCGTCACGGCCGTCGCCATGAACGTCGCGGTCACCGACCCCACGACCTCCGGGCACATCATTGCCTATCCGTCGGGCGCCGCAAGGCCGCTGGCCTCGACGTTGAACTTCGTGGCTGGGCAGACCGTGCCGAACATGGCGATCCTCCCCGTCGGCCCGGACGGCGCCGTCGAGTTCTACAACGCCGCCGCGGGCACGGTGCACCTGATCGCGGACGTCACCGGCTACTTCGCGCGGACCGCTGGCGTCTCCGGCTTCGAATCAGTTGTCCCGTCACGGGTTCTCGACTCTCGGACCGGGCTGGGCACGCCGGATGGCGGCGCGAAACCGTTGCCGGGCGGCGGCACGTGGACGCAGGACATCACCATTCAGAACGTGCCCGACTCGGCGACGGCGGTGCTGCTCAACGTGGCCGTGACGAACCCCGCGGCAAGCGGTCATGTGACGGTCTTTCCCGCTGGTGGCGGCAAACCGCTCGCGTCGAACCTGAACTACGTCGCTGGGCAGACCGTATCCAACGCGGTCTTGGTGCCCGTGGGCACGGGCGGAGCCATCAGCTACTTTTCCACCACCCGTACCGACTTGGTCGTCGATGTGGTCGGTTACGCCACCGAGAGCAATGCGTACCGCAAGTTCTTCGCCCCACTGACTCCCACCCGAGTCGTGGACACCCGGATCGGGACCGGGCAGTCGTCGGCCCATGCGCTTGCCCCACGCTCGAGTGAGGCCTTCGATCTCGTACCCGGCAGCCAGATCGACATTCCCGAGCACGCCGTGGCCAACGTGACGGTGGTGAACCCGAAGGCGGCAGGCTTCCTGTCCGCGTATCCGTCTGGCCTGACGCCGCCCACGGCTTCGACACTGAACTTCCAGCCCGGCGCGGTCGTGGGGAATCTGGCCGTGGTCCGCGATCCCGTGGCTTTCCACAACGGAAGCGACGGGTCACTCGATCTTGTCGTCGATCTCACGGGATATCTGAGCTACAACTGA
- a CDS encoding TetR/AcrR family transcriptional regulator encodes MARPRLSEGTRKRLLEASTHAFLRQGYHGTGLKDLLDSVEIPKGSFYNYYPSKEALAVATIEHTQRCTAESLTAALENAPNPVTGLRAFFQAQAAEFERTRFEGGCLLANLAGELDESEACRVALFTAFLHWRDGVRDAIADAQRLGLIRADEDAAELADMLIEAWEGAVIRMKVERSVEPLHKCLRRLLDGYFRP; translated from the coding sequence ATGGCGCGACCGCGACTCAGTGAGGGCACCCGCAAGCGGCTGCTCGAAGCGAGCACGCACGCGTTTCTTCGGCAGGGCTACCACGGCACGGGCTTGAAGGACCTGCTCGACAGCGTCGAGATCCCCAAGGGCTCGTTCTACAACTACTACCCCAGCAAGGAAGCGCTCGCCGTGGCCACGATCGAGCACACCCAGCGATGCACCGCCGAAAGCCTGACCGCGGCATTGGAGAACGCGCCCAACCCGGTCACCGGGCTGCGGGCGTTCTTTCAGGCCCAGGCCGCCGAGTTCGAGCGAACCCGATTCGAGGGCGGCTGCCTGCTGGCCAACCTCGCGGGCGAGCTCGACGAGAGCGAGGCCTGCCGGGTCGCGCTGTTCACCGCCTTCCTGCACTGGCGCGACGGCGTCCGCGACGCCATCGCCGACGCGCAGCGACTCGGGCTCATCCGGGCCGATGAGGACGCCGCCGAACTGGCGGACATGCTCATCGAGGCGTGGGAGGGCGCGGTGATCCGAATGAAGGTGGAGCGGTCGGTCGAGCCGCTGCACAAGTGCCTGCGCAGGCTGCTCGACGGTTACTTCCGGCCCTGA
- a CDS encoding SDR family NAD(P)-dependent oxidoreductase, producing MSTAIITGASSGIGLDVAREYVKRGGNVVINGRDADKLAAAAADLGSPTQVATVPGDIGSAATGAALVAAAVDRFGGVDLLLNSAGIFGVKPFVDVTEEELDQYLSINLRGTYLVTQAVVRRLIAQGNGGAIVNIGTVFVDHAKSGVPASAPLAAKGGVHSLTVSLSAELAPERIRVNMVAPGIIRTPLHDGINVDDLAGLALLNTVGEVSDTTAAVLYLADADFVTGHVLNVDGGYVGGRA from the coding sequence ATGAGCACCGCGATCATCACCGGAGCATCGAGCGGCATCGGCCTCGACGTCGCCCGCGAATACGTCAAGCGAGGCGGAAACGTCGTCATCAACGGCCGCGACGCGGACAAGCTCGCCGCCGCGGCCGCCGACCTCGGCTCCCCCACCCAGGTCGCCACCGTGCCGGGCGACATCGGCTCGGCGGCGACCGGCGCGGCCCTGGTCGCCGCGGCCGTCGACCGCTTCGGCGGTGTCGACCTGCTCCTCAACAGCGCGGGCATCTTCGGCGTCAAGCCCTTCGTCGACGTCACCGAGGAAGAGCTCGACCAGTACCTGTCGATCAACCTGCGGGGCACGTACCTGGTCACCCAGGCCGTGGTCCGCCGGCTGATCGCCCAGGGCAACGGCGGCGCGATCGTCAACATCGGCACCGTCTTCGTCGACCACGCCAAGTCGGGCGTACCCGCGTCGGCGCCGCTGGCCGCCAAGGGCGGGGTGCACTCGCTGACGGTGAGCCTGTCGGCCGAACTCGCGCCCGAGCGCATCCGCGTGAACATGGTGGCGCCCGGCATCATCCGCACTCCCCTGCACGACGGGATCAACGTGGACGACCTGGCGGGCCTGGCCCTGCTGAACACCGTCGGCGAGGTGTCGGACACGACTGCGGCGGTGCTGTACCTGGCGGACGCGGACTTCGTCACCGGCCACGTGCTGAACGTGGACGGCGGCTACGTGGGCGGGCGGGCCTGA
- a CDS encoding tautomerase family protein: protein MPYVNIKITEGATVEEKALLIKGVTELLVEVLDKDPALTHVIIDDVALTDWGVGGRSTAEIRKT from the coding sequence ATGCCGTACGTCAACATCAAGATCACCGAAGGCGCGACGGTGGAAGAGAAGGCGCTGCTGATCAAGGGCGTGACGGAACTGCTGGTCGAGGTCCTGGACAAAGACCCGGCGCTGACCCACGTGATCATCGATGACGTCGCGCTCACCGACTGGGGAGTGGGCGGACGCAGCACGGCCGAGATCCGCAAGACCTGA